The following proteins are co-located in the Imtechella halotolerans genome:
- a CDS encoding C40 family peptidase, whose translation MLSEKIPHSILIYLTALVLTSCGSTRRIEVVSPTRIVKTEPNYINITEPTFPSVTTDLKIANPTSSNSQVDAIIETALSYTGTRYRMGGTTRQGMDCSGLIYTTFLNHDITLQRSSYLMAREGDDIKLDQVSVGDLLFFVTNRGKRINHVGLVVQAGKEIKFIHSSTSRGVIISSLKEGYWSNAFVKAKRIL comes from the coding sequence ATGTTATCAGAAAAAATTCCTCATTCCATACTCATCTACCTTACCGCATTGGTCTTAACTTCTTGTGGAAGCACAAGACGTATAGAAGTAGTTTCACCAACTAGAATAGTCAAAACTGAACCAAATTACATAAACATAACAGAACCAACATTCCCATCTGTTACAACGGATCTTAAAATAGCGAATCCTACCTCTTCAAATTCTCAGGTCGACGCCATAATTGAAACTGCCCTTTCTTATACAGGAACAAGGTACAGAATGGGTGGAACTACACGTCAAGGAATGGATTGTTCAGGATTAATCTACACAACTTTTCTTAATCACGACATAACCCTACAAAGGTCCTCTTATCTAATGGCGCGTGAAGGAGATGATATAAAACTGGATCAGGTCAGTGTTGGTGATTTACTTTTTTTTGTAACCAATAGAGGGAAACGAATCAACCATGTTGGTCTGGTTGTTCAAGCTGGAAAAGAAATTAAATTCATTCACTCATCAACCTCAAGAGGTGTCATTATATCCTCTCTAAAGGAAGGATACTGGAGTAATGCCTTTGTAAAGGCAAAAAGAATATTATAA
- a CDS encoding peptidylprolyl isomerase, protein MAILEKIRNRSLFLILIIGLALFAFVISDLIGKGDFSALKSSSTIGEVNGETLSVEDFRLKAESTMQNLGPNASTTQAVNMVWEQEVRNTILAQEFEKIGLSIEKDQIINLVKNNPAIAQSPMFQNEAGIFDDAKFIEYIADLKVSSPDAYAQWTMQEDAIIENAKQQTYFNLIKAGLGTTAKEGEWVYRQEADKVDVSFVQLPYSSIADSTLTISDSEIKAYMSKRKDDFKQESMRNIQYVFVEEKASEGDINTVKENITKLLSSSVEFNQDTNSNDTIPGFSTVTNVEDFVNKHSDIAYDSTFVTKKQLPSLQAEDLFALEVGAVYGPYEDNGYFKISKMTAKRPNGSARASHILVAYQGAQNANPSLVRTKEAAKAKIDSLLIEVKKPEVDFATVARENSEDGAASQGGDLGFFQKGDMVKPFADYVFGNGVGSIGVVETDFGYHIVKITEKEDVVQLATIAQEIEASENTINDLFAQATKFEMAATEDYKNFGDIAKGMEMNVLRADNLLAIDEYIVGLGSQRSIVQWAFAKDTKHGNVKRFSVNNGYVIAQLTKKTEEGLAAVKDARPFVEPILIKEKKAELLKKKMEGKSMQDIASANKVEVKTATGLTMKNPLLGDAGREPRVVGTAFALEKNATSGAIEGSNGVYMIQVTNLNIAPKLDSYKTYMANATTLKVNRAGQTVYLALRKAAEVEDNRAMFY, encoded by the coding sequence ATGGCTATTCTTGAAAAAATTAGAAACAGGTCACTATTTCTTATCCTTATTATTGGTTTGGCATTGTTTGCTTTCGTTATTTCCGATTTAATTGGAAAAGGTGATTTCAGCGCGCTAAAATCAAGTTCTACCATAGGTGAAGTAAATGGAGAAACCCTCTCGGTGGAGGATTTTAGATTGAAAGCAGAGAGCACTATGCAAAACTTAGGTCCTAATGCCAGTACAACACAAGCTGTAAATATGGTATGGGAGCAAGAAGTCCGCAACACAATCTTAGCTCAAGAGTTTGAAAAAATTGGATTGAGTATTGAAAAAGATCAAATCATTAATCTGGTAAAAAATAATCCAGCAATTGCTCAAAGTCCAATGTTTCAAAATGAAGCTGGTATTTTTGACGATGCAAAGTTTATTGAATACATAGCAGATTTAAAAGTATCTAGTCCTGATGCCTATGCCCAATGGACTATGCAGGAAGATGCCATTATAGAAAATGCGAAACAACAAACCTATTTTAATTTAATTAAAGCTGGATTAGGGACTACTGCTAAAGAAGGTGAATGGGTGTATCGTCAGGAAGCCGATAAGGTGGATGTTTCTTTTGTTCAATTGCCTTATTCTTCCATTGCAGACAGTACCTTAACTATTTCTGATAGTGAGATAAAAGCGTACATGAGTAAGCGTAAGGATGATTTCAAACAGGAGTCCATGCGTAATATTCAATATGTTTTTGTAGAAGAAAAAGCTTCAGAAGGGGACATTAATACTGTAAAGGAGAATATAACAAAATTGTTAAGTTCTTCTGTAGAGTTTAATCAGGACACCAATAGCAATGATACTATTCCTGGTTTCTCTACAGTTACTAATGTGGAGGATTTTGTTAATAAGCATTCGGATATTGCTTATGATTCTACCTTCGTTACAAAGAAACAATTGCCATCATTACAGGCAGAGGATCTTTTCGCGTTAGAAGTTGGAGCGGTTTATGGTCCTTATGAGGATAATGGATATTTTAAGATTTCCAAAATGACCGCTAAGAGACCCAATGGGAGTGCTCGTGCGAGTCATATTTTGGTAGCATATCAAGGTGCTCAAAATGCTAATCCATCTTTGGTTCGCACTAAAGAAGCGGCCAAGGCTAAAATAGATTCATTGTTGATAGAAGTTAAAAAGCCTGAGGTGGATTTTGCTACAGTAGCTCGTGAAAATTCTGAAGATGGTGCTGCTTCTCAAGGTGGAGATTTAGGTTTCTTCCAAAAGGGAGATATGGTAAAACCTTTTGCTGACTATGTGTTCGGTAATGGAGTAGGTAGTATTGGTGTTGTTGAAACTGATTTCGGATATCATATTGTTAAAATTACAGAAAAAGAAGATGTAGTTCAATTGGCTACCATAGCTCAAGAGATTGAAGCTTCCGAGAATACTATTAATGATTTATTTGCCCAGGCAACTAAATTTGAAATGGCGGCGACCGAGGATTATAAAAACTTTGGTGATATTGCTAAAGGAATGGAGATGAATGTTCTTCGTGCTGATAATTTATTGGCTATTGATGAGTATATAGTAGGTTTAGGTAGTCAAAGAAGCATCGTTCAATGGGCTTTTGCTAAGGATACCAAGCATGGAAATGTAAAGCGTTTTAGTGTAAATAATGGATATGTTATAGCGCAGCTCACTAAGAAAACGGAGGAAGGATTAGCAGCAGTTAAAGATGCACGTCCTTTTGTAGAACCAATTTTGATTAAAGAGAAAAAGGCTGAATTGTTGAAAAAGAAAATGGAAGGGAAGTCCATGCAGGATATCGCGTCTGCTAACAAAGTAGAGGTGAAAACGGCAACAGGCCTTACTATGAAGAATCCATTACTTGGGGATGCTGGTAGAGAGCCTAGAGTTGTTGGTACTGCATTTGCACTTGAAAAAAATGCTACATCTGGCGCTATTGAAGGTAGTAATGGGGTTTATATGATTCAAGTTACTAATTTGAATATTGCTCCTAAACTTGATAGCTATAAAACATATATGGCTAATGCGACTACCTTAAAGGTAAATCGTGCTGGTCAGACAGTATACTTGGCTTTACGTAAAGCTGCAGAGGTTGAAGACAATCGCGCAATGTTCTACTAG
- a CDS encoding S9 family peptidase yields the protein MRKLLVSLLILSSFSVFVNAQNQQITIEDVFGSTFRTRGMDALHSLNNGTQYTVLQHNRKNNSVSVEMYNYATSTQVATVVSSSNLPGNFYFTSYEFSNDESKLLLGGASEPIYRHSQLGTYYVYDIKTKVATLVFDKKIQEPTLSPDASKVAFVHNNNMYVKDLSNGAVKQITTDGVKNQIINGITDWVYEEEFGFVRAFEWNTNGSKLAFIRFDEREVPEFSMDIYGNGLYPTQQVFKYPKAGEANSNVSLHVYDISSKETVTVALDNPYYIPRIKWTNESNILSVRTLNRHQNELDLIFYNAANNTSELILKETDKAYVDVTDDLTFLADNSFIWTSEKSGHNHIYHYSKTGKLINQVTSGNWEVTSYYGYDVKSKQIFYQSVENGSIIRDVYTIGLNGKNKKRLSAEIGTNSAKFSANFSLFINTYSSITTPPRYTLHRSKDGKMLKEIVNNTPVLEKLMEFGVTPKEFSTISVNGYDLNMWTIKPNDFNPDKKYPVLMFQYSGPGSQQVANRWYSGNDYWHFMLAQQGYIVVCVDGRGTGFKGAKFKKITQKELGKFEVEDQIAAAKKLGELPYVDANRIGIWGWSYGGFMSSNAILKGNEVFKAAIAVAPVTSWRFYDTVYTERYMTTPQENPSGYDQNSPIYHVDKLKGNYLLIHGSADDNVHVQNTMVMIEALVQANKQFEWAIYPDKNHGIYGGNTRIQLYTKMTEFLKENL from the coding sequence ATGAGAAAACTACTCGTATCGCTACTGATTTTAAGTTCTTTTTCAGTTTTTGTAAATGCTCAAAATCAACAGATTACTATTGAGGATGTGTTTGGAAGTACCTTTCGCACTCGCGGGATGGATGCTTTACATTCGTTGAACAATGGTACTCAATATACCGTATTACAGCACAACCGCAAAAATAATAGCGTTTCTGTAGAAATGTATAATTATGCTACTTCTACCCAAGTGGCAACTGTGGTAAGTTCTTCAAATCTTCCAGGAAATTTTTATTTCACATCCTATGAATTCAGTAATGATGAATCCAAATTGTTATTGGGAGGGGCTAGTGAGCCGATTTATCGTCATTCACAGTTAGGTACCTATTATGTGTACGATATTAAAACTAAGGTTGCCACACTTGTTTTTGATAAAAAAATACAAGAGCCAACACTTTCACCAGACGCTTCTAAAGTTGCCTTTGTACATAACAATAATATGTATGTAAAAGACTTGTCTAATGGAGCTGTCAAGCAGATTACTACAGATGGTGTTAAAAATCAAATTATTAATGGTATCACTGATTGGGTTTATGAAGAAGAATTTGGCTTTGTTCGTGCATTTGAGTGGAATACCAATGGTTCTAAGTTAGCTTTTATACGATTTGATGAGAGGGAAGTTCCTGAATTTTCCATGGACATTTATGGGAATGGACTGTATCCTACGCAACAAGTGTTTAAGTATCCTAAAGCTGGGGAAGCTAATTCTAATGTGTCTCTTCATGTTTACGATATATCTTCAAAGGAAACGGTGACAGTAGCCTTAGATAATCCGTATTATATTCCTCGTATAAAGTGGACTAATGAGTCCAATATTTTGAGTGTACGCACTTTAAATCGTCATCAGAATGAGTTAGATTTGATTTTTTACAATGCTGCAAACAATACATCTGAATTGATTTTAAAAGAAACTGATAAGGCATATGTAGATGTAACGGATGATCTTACATTTTTAGCGGATAATAGTTTTATCTGGACGAGTGAGAAGTCAGGACATAATCACATTTATCATTATAGTAAAACTGGAAAGTTAATCAATCAGGTAACTAGCGGTAATTGGGAAGTGACCTCCTACTATGGTTATGACGTTAAATCAAAGCAAATTTTCTATCAGTCTGTAGAAAATGGTTCTATAATTCGTGATGTATATACCATAGGATTAAATGGTAAAAACAAAAAACGTCTTTCTGCTGAAATTGGTACAAACTCCGCAAAGTTTAGTGCGAACTTCAGTTTGTTTATCAATACATACTCAAGTATAACTACACCACCTCGATATACATTACATCGATCAAAGGATGGAAAGATGTTGAAAGAAATTGTGAATAATACACCTGTATTAGAAAAGCTAATGGAGTTTGGCGTAACACCAAAGGAATTTTCTACCATCTCGGTTAATGGATATGATCTCAACATGTGGACTATTAAGCCAAACGATTTTAACCCTGACAAAAAATATCCGGTTCTAATGTTTCAATACAGCGGTCCTGGCTCGCAACAAGTAGCAAACCGTTGGTATTCAGGAAATGATTACTGGCATTTTATGTTGGCTCAACAAGGTTATATCGTTGTGTGTGTCGATGGAAGAGGAACAGGTTTTAAAGGGGCAAAATTCAAGAAAATTACTCAAAAAGAATTGGGTAAGTTTGAAGTAGAGGATCAAATAGCAGCTGCGAAAAAATTGGGAGAACTTCCTTATGTGGATGCCAATCGAATTGGAATATGGGGCTGGAGTTATGGTGGGTTTATGTCTTCAAATGCTATACTTAAAGGTAATGAGGTGTTTAAGGCTGCCATTGCCGTGGCGCCTGTCACCAGTTGGAGATTCTATGATACCGTTTATACGGAACGTTATATGACTACACCTCAAGAAAACCCTAGTGGTTATGATCAGAATTCCCCAATTTATCATGTGGATAAATTAAAGGGTAACTATTTACTTATTCATGGTTCAGCCGATGACAATGTTCATGTTCAAAATACCATGGTAATGATTGAGGCTTTAGTGCAAGCAAATAAACAATTTGAATGGGCAATTTATCCTGACAAAAACCATGGAATATACGGTGGAAATACGCGAATACAATTGTATACAAAAATGACCGAATTCCTAAAGGAAAACTTATAA
- a CDS encoding hydroxymethylglutaryl-CoA reductase, degradative, with the protein MKRPVEGFSKLTKEQKIDWLAKAYFYDDENAVYVLKQYWNEDTQLQKLHDEFIENTISNFYLPFAVAPNFLVNGEYYTIPMTIEESSVVAAASKAAKFWQKRGGFIAKVIDTEKIGQVHFMYSGDKSRLQTFFTYIKPQLIHAVKDITKNMEKRGGGIIDIELRDKTEALTNYYQLHATFNTLDAMGANFINSCLEQFAKTFKAAAQDYSEFTSSEKDIQIVMSILSNYVPNCIVHAEVSCPVEALNEDRLTPHEFAEKFVRAVAIANAEPHRAVTHNKGIMNGIDAVVLATGNDFRAVEAGIHAYAARDGQYRSLTQASIENGIFRFWIEIPLALGTVGGLTSLHPLVKIALEILDKPSAKELMQLVAVAGLAQNFAALRSLITSGIQKGHMKMHLFNILNQLGATEEQKKLIAHQFKDKTVIHSEVVAAYQQLTSN; encoded by the coding sequence ATGAAACGACCTGTTGAAGGATTTTCCAAGCTTACTAAAGAACAAAAAATAGACTGGCTAGCTAAGGCCTATTTTTACGATGACGAAAATGCAGTATACGTACTAAAGCAATACTGGAATGAGGACACACAACTCCAAAAGCTTCATGACGAGTTTATTGAAAATACCATCTCTAACTTTTATCTACCATTTGCTGTAGCTCCCAACTTTTTAGTGAATGGAGAGTATTATACCATTCCAATGACAATTGAGGAAAGTTCTGTAGTGGCAGCAGCTAGTAAAGCAGCAAAATTTTGGCAAAAACGAGGAGGATTTATTGCAAAAGTAATTGATACAGAAAAAATTGGACAAGTACATTTTATGTATTCAGGTGATAAAAGCCGTTTACAAACTTTCTTCACCTATATAAAGCCTCAATTAATTCATGCGGTAAAAGATATTACCAAAAATATGGAGAAAAGAGGAGGAGGAATTATTGACATTGAACTCAGAGATAAAACGGAAGCTTTAACCAATTACTACCAGTTACATGCAACCTTTAATACCTTGGACGCCATGGGTGCCAATTTTATTAATTCTTGCCTAGAACAATTCGCAAAAACTTTTAAAGCCGCAGCCCAAGATTATTCTGAATTCACATCAAGTGAAAAAGATATTCAAATTGTCATGAGCATCTTATCGAACTATGTCCCTAATTGCATAGTCCACGCGGAAGTCAGTTGCCCTGTTGAAGCACTTAATGAAGATAGACTAACGCCACATGAATTTGCAGAAAAATTTGTTCGTGCCGTAGCCATAGCCAATGCAGAACCTCATAGAGCTGTTACTCATAACAAAGGAATAATGAATGGAATTGATGCGGTGGTCTTAGCTACTGGCAATGACTTTAGAGCAGTTGAGGCTGGAATTCACGCTTATGCAGCTCGAGATGGCCAATATCGAAGTTTAACTCAAGCCTCTATTGAAAATGGAATATTTCGATTTTGGATTGAAATACCACTAGCATTGGGTACCGTTGGTGGACTTACTTCATTACATCCTTTGGTGAAAATTGCACTAGAAATTTTGGACAAACCTTCAGCAAAAGAGCTAATGCAATTAGTTGCAGTTGCCGGTCTTGCTCAAAACTTTGCTGCTTTGAGATCACTTATTACTTCAGGAATCCAAAAAGGTCATATGAAAATGCATCTTTTTAATATTTTAAATCAATTAGGCGCGACTGAAGAGCAAAAAAAATTAATTGCACACCAATTTAAAGACAAAACTGTGATTCACAGCGAAGTTGTTGCTGCCTATCAACAATTAACTTCAAACTAG
- a CDS encoding peptide MFS transporter, with protein sequence MNQTQAPSKELFGHPAGLFYLFFAELWERFSFYGMRALLTLYMVNEIFEALVNRDTAAAAVYASYGSLVYASTVIGGRISDTILGMRQSIFLGGILMAIGHFVLAIENNVAFFLALAFIVVGNGFFKPNISTFVGSLYKDGDLRKDSGFTIFYMGINIGGFAAPLLCGWLGRTYGWHYGFGLAGIGMLIGLLFFWSGIRKNVFGDKGLPPSVEVNERKVMGVKQKQLIPIIAFLSAPLIAFLLSSYQAVGGGTTFLGDQNIVNVIFKLVGFVIVGYLGYILYQASPEERKKLFVAIFITLFMTIFWGFHELSGSVITLFAARNVNLSFIDAAQTNSLNSMYIIILSIPISLLWAYLSKKKLNPRTPYKFGLGLALAGLSFYVLSLSGNSADENGMVPFSYLLVMYFLISVGELFMSPVGLSKITDLSPKRIVSFMMGIWFLSSAYAFQLVGFIGKELAVESDNTEISGFDSLNTYIGGFDLIAKYAIGAAVIILLISPLLKRMMGKVH encoded by the coding sequence ATGAATCAAACACAAGCACCTTCCAAAGAACTATTTGGGCATCCGGCAGGCTTATTCTATCTCTTTTTTGCTGAATTATGGGAACGATTCAGTTTTTATGGAATGAGAGCATTGTTGACTCTTTACATGGTCAACGAAATTTTTGAAGCCTTAGTAAATAGAGATACTGCAGCAGCGGCTGTTTACGCTTCTTATGGGTCATTGGTCTATGCTTCCACTGTTATTGGTGGTAGAATTTCCGATACCATATTAGGGATGCGCCAATCCATCTTCTTAGGAGGTATTTTGATGGCAATTGGGCATTTTGTGCTTGCCATAGAAAATAATGTAGCCTTTTTCCTTGCACTTGCCTTTATAGTTGTTGGGAATGGATTTTTTAAACCTAATATTTCCACTTTTGTAGGTTCATTATATAAAGATGGAGATTTGCGAAAGGACTCTGGATTTACCATTTTCTATATGGGAATCAATATAGGCGGTTTTGCCGCTCCACTCCTTTGTGGATGGCTGGGTAGAACTTATGGGTGGCATTATGGTTTTGGACTTGCAGGAATTGGAATGTTAATAGGTTTGTTGTTTTTTTGGAGTGGAATTCGAAAAAATGTGTTTGGTGATAAGGGATTACCACCAAGTGTAGAAGTTAATGAGAGAAAAGTGATGGGGGTTAAGCAAAAGCAACTCATTCCTATAATCGCATTCTTATCAGCTCCACTTATTGCTTTTCTTCTTTCTTCATATCAAGCCGTTGGAGGAGGAACAACATTTCTTGGTGATCAAAACATTGTAAATGTTATTTTTAAACTAGTAGGTTTTGTGATTGTGGGATACCTCGGATATATTTTGTATCAGGCCAGTCCAGAAGAACGTAAAAAGTTATTTGTGGCTATCTTTATCACCTTATTTATGACCATATTTTGGGGATTCCATGAGTTGTCAGGTAGTGTTATTACCCTTTTTGCAGCCAGAAATGTTAATTTATCTTTCATTGATGCTGCGCAGACAAATTCATTGAATTCAATGTACATAATTATCTTATCTATACCTATTTCCTTACTTTGGGCTTATCTTTCAAAAAAGAAATTAAATCCGCGGACGCCGTATAAATTTGGTTTAGGATTGGCATTGGCAGGATTGAGCTTTTATGTGCTTTCTCTTAGTGGGAATAGTGCGGATGAAAATGGGATGGTTCCTTTTTCGTATTTATTGGTAATGTACTTTTTGATTTCTGTAGGAGAACTGTTTATGTCCCCAGTTGGATTATCTAAAATCACTGATTTATCGCCAAAACGTATTGTTTCATTTATGATGGGTATTTGGTTTTTATCGTCAGCCTATGCTTTTCAGCTTGTGGGCTTTATAGGTAAAGAATTGGCTGTAGAAAGTGACAATACAGAAATTAGCGGATTTGATTCTTTAAATACGTATATAGGTGGATTTGATCTAATTGCTAAATACGCCATTGGAGCTGCCGTAATTATCTTGTTAATTTCGCCTCTATTGAAGCGTATGATGGGTAAAGTACATTAA
- a CDS encoding peptide MFS transporter, protein MNQTSNSTSQFFENPVLGHPAGLFVLFFTEMWERFSYYGMRALLILFFTASIMDEGWGWPAEWAFAIFGTYTSLVYLSTMLGGYFADNVIGIRKAVVLGALLMTIGHACMALETTFFIYLGLTFLVFGSGFFKPNMTSIISEMYKDRPEKKDGAYTIFYMGVNAGAFLGILLCGYLGEKVGWSWGFGVAGIFMLFGLLQFWLAQNIFGDVGVKPKGKEVVVVENTSTEDSEEKRNPFTKFHKILIFAAAALGLAWILNDPVSKISGGEMNLFSFEFMGMSGPTVVILFALLLFILLLAIRIPKYVKTTRDKMLAIIFFAFVTMFFWAIFEQSPSSLTVFARDYTQRTLEGNAGLAFKIINSLMTIIPLAVITWVLGMLFKRTFGKYAWSNIFLSLSFVIVWGIAIWMLINEFRMEQTEVPASWFSVLNSLFIITLAPLFSKWWESKYNPNANMKWAIGMGLLGLGMACVAFGASGIEPGAKTASVSMIWLILVYLFHTMGELCISPVGLSYVSKLVPARMIATMFGIWYLAIAIGMKLAGMFAESSASIAEEKGISHFFWILTGVSLALAILSVLVYPVIKKLMHGVR, encoded by the coding sequence ATGAACCAAACCTCAAACTCAACTAGTCAGTTTTTTGAAAATCCAGTGTTAGGACATCCTGCTGGGCTTTTCGTTTTATTTTTTACCGAAATGTGGGAGCGTTTCTCTTACTATGGTATGCGTGCCTTACTAATATTGTTTTTTACAGCCTCAATAATGGATGAGGGCTGGGGATGGCCTGCAGAATGGGCTTTTGCCATCTTTGGAACGTATACTTCTTTGGTGTATCTCTCAACTATGTTGGGGGGGTATTTTGCCGACAATGTAATTGGAATTCGAAAAGCAGTGGTGCTTGGAGCTCTTTTAATGACTATTGGTCATGCCTGCATGGCGCTAGAAACCACCTTCTTTATTTATTTAGGACTTACCTTTCTGGTTTTTGGTAGTGGTTTTTTTAAACCTAACATGACTTCTATTATTTCTGAAATGTATAAGGATAGACCAGAGAAAAAGGATGGTGCCTACACTATATTCTATATGGGAGTTAATGCCGGTGCTTTCTTAGGTATTTTATTGTGTGGATATCTTGGCGAAAAAGTAGGTTGGAGCTGGGGCTTCGGAGTTGCTGGTATTTTCATGCTTTTTGGTTTGTTACAATTTTGGTTAGCGCAAAACATTTTTGGAGATGTAGGAGTAAAGCCAAAAGGAAAAGAGGTAGTCGTTGTTGAAAATACTTCCACTGAGGATTCAGAGGAGAAAAGAAATCCTTTTACTAAATTTCATAAAATATTAATTTTTGCGGCTGCAGCTTTAGGGTTGGCTTGGATACTTAATGATCCTGTTTCAAAAATTTCAGGAGGAGAAATGAATCTCTTTAGTTTTGAATTTATGGGTATGAGTGGGCCAACGGTGGTAATATTGTTTGCGTTACTTTTATTTATTTTGTTGTTGGCTATACGTATTCCTAAATATGTAAAAACTACTCGAGATAAAATGCTAGCCATTATATTTTTTGCTTTTGTAACCATGTTCTTCTGGGCCATATTTGAACAATCTCCAAGCTCATTAACCGTTTTTGCAAGGGATTACACTCAACGTACACTTGAAGGTAATGCAGGGTTGGCTTTCAAAATTATTAACTCATTAATGACTATTATTCCTTTGGCTGTTATTACTTGGGTTTTAGGCATGTTGTTTAAACGTACATTTGGGAAATATGCTTGGTCTAATATCTTCTTATCACTTAGTTTTGTTATTGTATGGGGGATTGCTATATGGATGTTGATTAATGAGTTTAGAATGGAACAGACCGAAGTGCCTGCATCATGGTTCTCTGTGCTTAATTCCTTATTTATTATTACACTTGCTCCTTTGTTTTCGAAATGGTGGGAAAGTAAGTATAATCCAAATGCAAATATGAAATGGGCTATTGGAATGGGGCTTTTAGGTTTAGGAATGGCTTGTGTGGCCTTTGGTGCATCTGGAATTGAACCTGGGGCTAAGACAGCATCTGTAAGCATGATATGGTTGATACTGGTATATCTTTTCCATACTATGGGAGAGTTGTGTATATCCCCGGTAGGACTTTCCTATGTGAGTAAGCTAGTACCGGCTCGAATGATTGCGACAATGTTTGGTATTTGGTACCTGGCTATTGCTATCGGAATGAAGTTAGCAGGTATGTTTGCTGAATCCTCGGCAAGTATTGCTGAAGAAAAAGGGATTAGTCATTTCTTCTGGATCCTAACCGGTGTTTCACTTGCATTAGCTATATTGTCAGTTTTAGTATATCCGGTTATTAAGAAACTTATGCATGGTGTAAGGTAA
- a CDS encoding thioredoxin family protein, which produces MKHAFFVLILFIAGSVSAQEINWMTFEEALAAQQKKPKKIFMDVYTVWCGPCKLLDKNTFSNKDLAAYVNKHFYPVKFNGEGNEELNYQGKKFGNPRFDPKRKGRNGVHDLTVYLQVNAYPTMVFFDEKGQTLMPVRGYLTPDKLEVFLKFFKNDDHKKIRTQQDFDAYQKNFKYEFKI; this is translated from the coding sequence ATGAAACACGCATTTTTTGTTCTAATTTTATTCATTGCCGGATCTGTATCGGCCCAGGAAATTAATTGGATGACTTTTGAAGAGGCATTGGCTGCCCAACAAAAGAAACCTAAGAAAATTTTTATGGATGTATATACTGTTTGGTGTGGACCTTGTAAATTACTGGATAAAAATACCTTTTCCAATAAGGATTTGGCAGCTTATGTTAATAAGCACTTTTATCCTGTAAAATTTAATGGTGAGGGTAATGAGGAACTAAATTACCAAGGTAAAAAGTTTGGAAACCCACGTTTTGATCCCAAAAGAAAGGGTAGAAATGGCGTGCATGATTTAACTGTTTATTTACAGGTGAATGCATACCCTACTATGGTTTTCTTTGATGAAAAGGGACAGACTCTTATGCCTGTTCGTGGATATCTAACACCCGATAAATTAGAAGTTTTTCTTAAGTTTTTCAAAAATGATGATCATAAGAAAATAAGAACTCAGCAAGATTTTGATGCATATCAGAAGAATTTTAAATATGAGTTTAAAATCTAA
- a CDS encoding GYDIA family GHMP kinase yields MIITFYSHGKLLLTGEYAVLDGALALALPTQYGQSLSIRPSTEGSLQWKSLDERNNCWYQQILFSGKATDPITQTLEKILCTAKQLNPNFLIEKNFHVETKLEFPRDWGLGSSSTLINNIAQWAQIDAFKLLFESFGGSGYDIACAQQNKPIWYQLKDSQPEITPIEYNPLFKDSLFFVHLNQKQNSKEGIQRYRKLAKHKNHLIEELTNLTKEITLTQSLENFCSLIKEHERLISNSLDIPTVQSHLFPDFPGEIKSLGAWGGDFILAASNEDVINYFKSKGYPTIIRYSDMILS; encoded by the coding sequence GTGATAATAACGTTTTACAGTCACGGAAAACTACTGCTTACAGGTGAATATGCAGTACTTGACGGTGCCTTAGCATTGGCGCTTCCGACCCAATACGGCCAATCGCTTTCAATTCGGCCAAGCACAGAAGGCTCCCTACAATGGAAGAGTCTAGATGAACGAAATAATTGCTGGTACCAACAAATATTATTTTCTGGAAAAGCTACAGATCCAATTACGCAAACCTTAGAGAAAATCCTTTGTACTGCAAAACAACTGAACCCAAATTTCCTAATTGAAAAAAATTTTCATGTGGAGACTAAGCTTGAATTTCCTAGAGATTGGGGATTAGGATCCTCATCAACATTAATTAATAACATAGCCCAATGGGCCCAAATAGACGCCTTTAAGCTACTTTTTGAAAGTTTTGGGGGCAGTGGCTATGATATTGCATGTGCTCAGCAAAACAAGCCTATATGGTACCAACTTAAGGACAGTCAACCTGAAATCACCCCCATCGAATACAACCCACTTTTTAAGGATAGTTTATTTTTTGTTCACTTGAATCAAAAACAAAATAGCAAAGAAGGAATTCAGCGATACCGCAAATTGGCAAAGCACAAAAATCATCTTATTGAGGAGCTGACAAACCTTACCAAAGAGATCACTTTAACTCAGTCCCTTGAAAACTTTTGCTCACTCATTAAAGAACACGAAAGACTTATTTCAAATTCACTCGATATACCTACAGTACAATCACATCTATTTCCAGATTTTCCAGGAGAAATAAAAAGCCTTGGAGCTTGGGGAGGTGATTTTATTTTAGCCGCAAGTAACGAGGATGTAATTAACTATTTCAAATCAAAAGGATATCCTACCATTATCCGCTATTCAGACATGATTCTTAGTTAA